The bacterium genome includes a region encoding these proteins:
- a CDS encoding AHH domain-containing protein codes for MRKSTCGCGEKYVKNCAPSPPWPKYPQQQVTKKGKLITRWRSHEAHHVLCVASVTKALSGVIAKKILRQTEWCINVKENMIALPMWAHTIQWYCTRKGNLKENVEKIPPFKNLPMHNSDHDSYIDEVDTKLENIVEKLEKKADNHEECSKQLKSKLNKLRDEYKNELIRRGKRRGGTHKAWEKGREKVKEWYFPFSMADDGDVTERTFPLSGKLSDGEIARKIEEYVNALQGISKA; via the coding sequence GTGCGCAAAAGCACCTGTGGATGTGGGGAGAAGTATGTAAAAAACTGTGCTCCTTCCCCACCATGGCCCAAATACCCTCAGCAGCAAGTTACCAAAAAGGGCAAGCTTATAACCCGATGGAGATCTCATGAGGCTCATCATGTTTTGTGCGTAGCTTCAGTAACTAAAGCGTTGTCCGGGGTTATTGCCAAGAAAATCCTTCGCCAGACTGAATGGTGTATCAACGTCAAGGAGAATATGATTGCCTTACCTATGTGGGCACATACGATCCAATGGTATTGTACAAGAAAGGGGAATTTAAAAGAAAACGTGGAAAAAATTCCTCCCTTTAAAAACCTTCCAATGCATAATTCTGACCATGATTCCTATATCGATGAAGTAGATACAAAATTGGAAAATATTGTAGAAAAGCTTGAAAAAAAAGCTGACAATCATGAAGAATGTTCAAAACAACTCAAAAGTAAATTGAATAAACTCAGAGATGAGTATAAGAACGAGCTTATAAGAAGAGGAAAGAGGCGGGGTGGTACCCATAAGGCATGGGAAAAGGGGAGAGAAAAAGTAAAGGAATGGTATTTCCCGTTTTCCATGGCCGATGATGGCGATGTAACCGAAAGAACATTCCCCCTTTCAGGGAAATTATCGGATGGAGAAATTGCCCGCAAGATCGAAGAATATGTCAATGCCTTACAGGGAATATCCAAGGCTTAA